A window from Cellulomonas sp. C5510 encodes these proteins:
- a CDS encoding Lsr2 family protein, which yields MAQKVQVLLVDDIDGGTADETVSFALDGVSYEIDLTTEHATELRDALATWVGHARKTGGRSGGRGGSAGGASRPRRSSDAGAVRAWAKENGFEVSERGRISAEIREAYDAAH from the coding sequence ATGGCACAGAAGGTTCAGGTCCTGCTCGTGGACGACATTGACGGCGGAACCGCCGACGAGACGGTGTCGTTCGCGCTGGACGGTGTGTCCTACGAGATCGACCTGACGACCGAGCACGCCACCGAGCTGCGCGACGCGCTGGCGACGTGGGTCGGGCACGCGCGCAAGACCGGCGGTCGTTCCGGCGGCCGCGGCGGTTCGGCGGGCGGTGCGAGCCGTCCCCGCCGCTCGTCCGACGCGGGCGCCGTCCGCGCCTGGGCGAAGGAGAACGGCTTCGAGGTCTCCGAGCGCGGGCGCATCTCCGCGGAGATCCGCGAGGCGTACGACGCCGCGCACTGA